In Perca fluviatilis chromosome 11, GENO_Pfluv_1.0, whole genome shotgun sequence, the following proteins share a genomic window:
- the mrpl34 gene encoding 39S ribosomal protein L34, mitochondrial translates to MNIIRSSLSRLRGITNFTSIPAGNLAVTGNSHLRLFSNWIVPRATAGPPISRCGPLSSQAEGSGVFRQLPWQYQQVRTRKRGTEYQPKNIKRKRTHGWIKRISSQGGIEVLLRRMLKGRKSLSH, encoded by the exons ATGAACATTATACGGTCATCCTTGTCCCGACTGCGCGGAATAACTAATTTCACCAG CATTCCTGCAGGGAACCTTGCAGTAACTGGCAACTCTCACCTTAGATTATTCAGCAACTGGATTGTGCCCAGAGCAACCGCAGGACCTCCGATTTCCAGATGTGGGCCACTTTCTTCACAAGCTGAGGGTTCAGGAGTGTTCCGACAGCTTCCGTGGCAATACCAGCAGGTGCGGACACGGAAGAGAGGCACAGAGTATCAGCCCAAGAACATCAAACGCAAGAGGACCCATGGCTGGATCAAGAGGATCAGCTCTCAGGGCGGCATTGAGGTGCTTCTACGGCGCATGTTGAAGGGACGGAAATCACTCTCACACTGA